The following is a genomic window from Lysinibacillus sp. G4S2.
ATTCGGCAAATTCTCAACGAATATTGGCTTACGTGTATATGATTTTTTAGCAGGCGTTAAACGTTCTGAGCGTCGATACATGTTAAAAGCTGCAAAAACAATTGAAAAAGAACCTTTAGTCAAAGCTGAGGACTTACGTGGTGGTGGTGTATATGTAGAATATCGTACAGATGATGCCCGTCTTACAGTTGAAGTTGCCAAAGCTGCTATCGAAAAAGGCGCTACACTTATTAACTATACAAAGGCAGAAAGCTTTTTATATAACGACCAAGAGAAAATTAATGGCATCATAGCACAAGATTTGATTGCCCAAAACACGTTTAATATTCGTGCTAAAAAAGTTGTGAATGCTGCTGGTCCATGGGTAGACGATGTTCGTGAGATCGACGGGAAAGAAAATGGTAAGCATTTAATTTTATCAAAAGGTGTGCACATCGTTTTTGATGAATCCAAATTTCCATTACATCAAGCTGTCTATTTTGATACACCTGATGGCCGCATGGTATTTGCGATTCCTCGAGATGGAAAGACATATGTTGGAACGACAGATACATTTTATAAAGGTGATGCATGTGAAATGAATATTCATCAAGAAGATCGTGATTATATGATGAAGGCAATTCATTACATGTTTCCAAAAGTTAATGTCACTGATGAAGATATCGAATCAAGCTGGGCAGGTGTTCGTCCATTAATTCATGAGGAAGGTAAAAATCCATCTGAAATTTCTCGTAAGGACGAAGTATGGGAATCTCCTTCAGGTCTTGTGACGATCGCTGGAGGTAAATTAACAGGTTATCGTAAAATGGCTGAAACAGTTTTAAATATGATTGCGCAAGAGTTAGAACAACAATTTGGTGTTACATCTAAACCATGTCATACAAAGCATATTCATATTTCTGGTGGAGATGTTGGTGGCTCCAAAAACTTCCATGCATTCGCATCTAAACGAACAAAAATGGGCGTCGCCATCGGATTATCTGAAGAGGAAGCACAACATTTAGCACATCATTACGGTGCTAATGTAGACACTGTTTTTGAATTTGCAAAAGAAAAGCATGCGGTTTTACCACAGGGGCTATATGCTCAGTTACTGTACGGTATTCATCATGAAATGGTTGTTCATCCAAACGATTTTTTGATTCGTCGTACAGCATATATGTTCTTTAATATCGCCCTTGTGAAACTGTATAAAGATGCGGTATTAGATGAAATGGCAAAACAATTATACTGGTCTACTGAGCAACGTACACAATATGAAAAAGATTTAAATACAGAAATAACACGAGCAACTACCGCATTATAATAAAAATGAGGAGCTGTCCTAAAAGTAAGAATATATAGGTAAAAGCGCGCGTAGACTTTAGCGAATTGTTTTTTCGACGAAGCATGGGCTGAGACGTGGCGTAGAAGATTCCTTTGCGATAAAGCGTAAGTGAACCACGTAGCGTATAAGCACCGCGATACGGCTCATGTCATGTTTGAGAAAAGCGAAGCGGATAAATTATGATTTCTTATGAAGAACTTTTTGACAGCTTGATTTTTAAATAAAGGGGTAATCTTATGAATTTCAATAATCAACAAATTATTCCCGCTGCACGTACAGTAAAGCAATTTGATGATGTTTTAAAAAGTCGATTCGAATACATTGTTCTACTAGAAGTGCATATTAGTTTACTCAAGTCAATAAAGCGTGAGGTAGATCGTAACGGTAAAAAATTAATTATTCATGCAGACTTAATTCATGGCTTAAAAACGGATAATTTCGCAGCTGATTTTTTATGCAATGATATCCGTCCAGCAGGTATTATTTCTACTCGATCAAATATGTTAATAAAAGCAAAATCTCGTGGGATTATCGCTATTCAGCGTGTCTTTTTAATTGATACGATTGCGCTTGAAAAAAGTTTTTCAATGATTGAATCAGCGAAGCCTGATTATATTGAATTATTACCAGGTATAATTCCTTCAATGATTTCAGAAGTACACCAGCGTACAAAAATCCCTGTTATTACAGGAGGCCTAGTCCGCACAGGTGAAAGTATAGAGGAAGCGCTAACAGCTGGAGCAGTAGCCATTACGACATCTAATGAAAAATTGTGGGAAAATTTCAAAAAATAGGTTGACTATATATATTGTTTTCTCTACAATGTGGGTAAGTTCAAAAGCGCGTGGTTAGGAAAAGGAACCCACATTTATTCATCTGCATTTCAGTGTGCAGTTTGTTTAGGTGTGGGTTTATTTTTTTTGCTAGGCGTACTATAACAAAGGGGGCTTCTTGTATGTCTACATTTACAGCTGAAATTGTTGGCACGATGATTCTTATTTTATTCGGTGGTGGCGTTGTTGCTGGAGTATCATTGCACAAATCGAAAGGCTTTGGCGGTGGATGGGTGGTGATTACATTCGCTTGGGGTCTAGGTGTGGCGATGGCTGCATATGCTGTTGGTGGTATTAGTGGTGCTCATTTAAACCCTGCTTTAACAATCGCACTTGCTACAATTGGTAATTTCCCATGGGAAGACGTCCCTACTTACATTGTTGCACAATTGATTGGTGCATTTTTAGGTGCGGTACTCGTTTATTTTATGTATTTACCACATTGGAAAGGCACGAAAAATCCAGATGCAAAACTGGGCGTATTTTCTACAATTCCTGCTATTAAACATCCATTATCAAATTTAATTTCAGAAATGATTGGTACATTTATACTTGTTTTAGGTATTCTAGCATTAGGAACAAATACAATTACTGATGGCTTAAATCCATTTCTAGTTGGTTTGCTAATTGTAGTCATCGGGATGGCATTAGGGGGGCCTACTGGTTATGCAATTAACCCTGCACGTGATTTAGGTCCACGTATTGCTCACTTTTTCTTACCAATACCAGGGAAACGTGACTCGGGGTGGTCATATGCATGGGTTCCAATTGTTGGTCCAATTATCGGTGGTACATTCGGTGCCCTATTTTTCCAACAAATTTTTGAGGGGAAAAATAGTATTGCATTTTGGTTGCTTGCTATTATCGTAGTTATTATTTTTATCAGTGCTCAAATGACAGTGAAAAATGTTAAAAGTGAAGCGTAATTAAAAAATTAGTAATTAAAAAAATATTTGGAGGTTTGTCCGATGTCAGAAAAAAAATATATTTTAGCTTTAGACCAAGGTACAACAAGCTCACGTGCTATTTTGTTTGATGAAAAAGGGAGCATTCTCCATAGTGCACAACAAGAATTCCAACAATATTTCCCACAATCTGGATGGGTTGAACATAACGCAGAAGAAATTTGGTCGTCCATTCTGTCTTGTATCGCTACAGCGCTTTCTGCAAAAAATATTGATTCAAATCAAATTGCTGGGATCGGTATTACAAACCAACGCGAAACAACAGTCGTTTGGGATAAAAATACAGGGAAGCCAATCTATAATGCGATTGTATGGCAATCACGCCAAACGAACGCTATTTGTGAAGAATTGAAAGCAAATGGTTACAATGACTTATTCCGTGATAAAACAGGTTTATTAATCGACGCATATTTCTCAGGTACAAAAGTAAAATGGATTTTAGACAATGTTGAAGGTGCCCGTGAAAAAGCAGAAGCAGGGGACTTACTATTCGGCACAATTGATACGTGGTTAATATGGAAGTTGACTGGTGGTAAAGTACATGTAACGGATTATTCAAATGCTTCTCGTACATTAATGTATAACATTTATGATTTAAAATGGGATGAGGAATTATTAAATATTTTAGGCGTTCCTGCCTCTATGCTTCCAGAGGTTCGCCCTTCTTCAGAAGTATATGGTTATACAGAAGAAGCTCTGTTCTTCGGTTCTGCTGTTCCGATTGCTGGTGCTGCGGGCGATCAACAAGCTGCTCTATTTGGTCAGGCTTGCTTTGAAGAAGGCATGGTCAAAAACACTTATGGTACAGGCTGCTTTATGTTGATGAACACTGGTGAAAAGGCAGTAAAATCAGAGAATGGCTTATTAACTACGCTAGCTTGGGGCTTAAATGGTAAGGTAACTTATGCTTTAGAAGGAAGTATTTTCGTAGCTGGCTCTGCTATTCAATGGTTACGTGATGGCTTACGAATGTTCCGCTCTGCTGCTGATTCTGAGCAATATGCTGAACGTGTGGAGTCGACGGATGGCGTTTATGTAGTTCCTGCATTCGTTGGTCTAGGAACACCTTATTGGGATTCTGATGTACGAGGTGCTGTTTTTGGTTTAACTCGTGGTACATCTAAAGAACATTTTGTACGTGCAACATTAGAATCATTAGCTTATCAAACAAAAGACGTACTTAGCGCAATGGGAGCAGATGCAAATATTCCATTAACAAAATTACGTGTAGATGGCGGCGCTGTTGCAAACAATTTCTTAATGCAATTCCAAGCAGACTTATTAAATGTTCCCGTTGATCGTCCGGTTATTAACGAAACAACTGCTTTAGGTGCTGCCTATTTAGCAGGTTTAGCAGTTGGCTTCTGGAAATCAACAGATGAAATTAGTGAGTATTGGAATTTAGAGCAACAATTCACACCTGATATGGATGACTCACTTCGCGAAGAAATTTATGCAGGCTGGAAAAAAGCTGTGACAGCTGCTCAAGCGTTTAAATAATTAGATTAATAGGTTGGATTTAAAAGATAGTTGTAGTGATAAGAAAAACCTTGATAGGCTAATTTGAAGCGAATCCCAGATTGTTAGACAAACAATTTAACTGTTGGGGTTACTTCATTCGCCAATCAAGGTTTTATTTGTTAATAAGAAATTATTCTATAACCACTTCGATAGTAACTTTAAGTCACTGTTTAGCAGACTTTTTTGAAACCTCCACTATTCGACCGTGCCCTTAGTGCCGAGTCGTATTTCTTCTATAGCAACGATCTTGAAGCATGTTTATTCCAAAAAAACATATAGTGTATATTGAGAATTATGAGTACTGGAATGAAAGGGGATTGCGTGGATAATTCTAAGTCGAATCAGCGCAAAAATTTAGATGAGAATGCAAAGGATCAGCAGCTGGAGCCATTTCGTGTCGATAATGATGGAAAAAAGATGACAACGAATCAGGGGCTGAAAGTTTCGAATGATGAGGATTCGTTGAAGGCTGGCATTCGTGGGCCAACTATTATGGAGGATTTTCATTTTCGAGAAAAAATAACACATTTTGACCATGAACGTATTCCAGAGCGTGTTGTACATGCAAGGGGCTTTGCGGCACATGGAGAATTTGAGTTGTATGAGTCGATGGGGGAATATACTAAAGCGAAATTTTTACAGGACCCTAGTAAGAAAACACCTGTATTTGTCAGATTTTCAACCGTAGTTGGAAGCTTAGGATCGATGGATACTGCACGTGATGTTCGTGGCTTTGCGACGAAGTTTTACACAGATGAAGGTAATTATGATTTAGTCGGCAATAATATACCTGTCTTTTTTATTCAAGATGCCATTAAGTTTCCTGATTTAATTCATGCAGTAAAACCGGAGCCTCACAATGAAATGCCCCAAGCAGCCTCAGCGCACGATACGTTTTGGGATTTTGTGGCGAACAATCAGGAAATTGCGCATATGATTATGTGGCATATGTCTGATCGAGCAATACCTAGAAGTTTTCGAATGATGGAAGGCTTCGGTGTTCATGCTTTTCGTTTCGTCAATGATAAAGGAAAGTCGAGATTTGTGAAGTTTCATTGGAAGCCTGTGTTAGGTGTTCATTCACTCGTTTGGGATGAAGCGCAAATTATTGCTGGAAAAGATCCGGATTTTCAACGACGTGATTTATGGGAATCAATAGAGATTGGTGATTATCCAGAATATGAGCTTGGTGTACAGATGCTTGAGCCAGAGGACGAATTTAAATTTGATTTTGATATATTGGATGCAACAAAGCTTTGGCCTGAGGAGATCGTGCCAGTTAAAAAGATTGGAAAAATGACCTTGAATCGCAATGTTGATAATGTTTTTGCTGAAACAGAGCAAGTCGCCTTTCATCCCGGAAATGTTGTGCCAGGCATAGATTTTACAAATGATCCACTTTTACAGGGACGATTATTTTCTTATTTAGATACACAGCTAATTCGTCTGGGTGGACCAAACTTTGCAGAAATTCCGATTAATCGACCTGTTTGTCCAATTCATAATAATCAGCGCAATGGGTTTAGTCGACAAACTATTAATGTAGGAAGAGTAAGCTATCATAAAAATTCCTTGGCAAATAATACACCGTCAACATCTACTGCAAAAGAAGGTGGCTATGTCCACTATGAAGAAAAGGTTGAAGGACGGATTACACGAGCAAGAAGTAAATCCTTTGATAATCATTTTTCACAGGCAAGGCTATTTTGGAATAGCATGTCGCCACCTGAAAAACAACATATCATTGACGCCTTTAGCTTTGAGGTAGGAAAGGTAAAAAGTAAGTCAGTTCGCCAACAGGTTGTCGATATGTTCGTTCGTGTGGATAAAGCAATGGCAACGACTGTGGCTGATAATATTGGTGTTAATCGTCCAAAAGGAGAGCAAATAAATGTCACTTTATCATCACCTGCACTAAGCCAGGCTAATACAATAAAAATGCCACAAACACTTAAGGTAGGTGTGCTAATAGGTGATGGGTTTGACGCAAATGAAGTTGGCGAAGTGCTGAAATATTTAACAAGACAAGGTGTACGATACAATATTATTTCCGACAGATTAGGGGTTGTGACTAGCAGCGATGGCGTACAGTTAACAGCAAGTGACACATTTATTACTACTGATGCGGTACTCTTTGACTCATTATATGTTGTAGGTGTAAAAGCAAACAACCAGGCAAAGTTTAATTCGCAAATTGTAAATTATATGAATGAAGCGTATAGACATTATAAACCGATAGGCATTGCCAAATCTGGAATTATATTTTTTAATATGTCTAACGTCAATGTAGGGCCAGGAATTGTGTTGGCAACTGGCGACGAAGGTTTCGCTAAAAAATTTGTAGCTGCCATTGCCCAGCAACGCTTTTGGGAGAGGAATATTTACTAACTTTACGTTGTTTCTACGAGGAACAGAATGTTTGCTTGCCGAGGAATACCCGCGGAAGAGGAGCGAATACCCGCGTAAGAGGAGCGAATACCCGCGGAAGAGGAGCGAATACCCGCGGAAGCGAAGCGAATACCCGCGGAAGAGGAGCAAATACCCGCGTAAGAGGAGCAAATACCCGCGGAGCCGAGCGATACCCGCGGAAGCCGAGCAAATACCCGCGTAAGAGGAGCGAATACCTGCGGAAGCCGAGCAAATACCCGCGGAGCCGAGCGATACCCGCGGAAGAGGAGCGAATACCCGCGGAGCCGAGCGATACCCTTTCAATCTATATGGCAAAAACGAGTATCTGCATAGAAAATAAAGTCTCTCATTGTTCAAAATGAATAGTGAGGGACTTTTTCGCGCTGATGGTTTGTATTTCGTTTTTTGTTCAGGAGGTCTTCTGTTAAAAAAATCGGCATTCTCATTCGCGATATAATGACTTTTTTTACGGCAGTGAACGATGGAGTGGACAAAGGATCTCAGAATTTACTGTAATTCCCATGACATTGCATTCAAATTTTGTAAATGATATGGTGGTCATGAGGTGAATTTTGTGGGAAAATTTGATATTGCAATTATTGGCGCAGGTCCAGGGGGATATGTGGCAGCCATTCATGCAGCAAAAAGCGGCAAGAAGGTAGCTTTAGTGGAGCGCGATAAAGTGGGAGGAGCCTGCTATAATGTCGGCTGTATTCCTTCGAAAATTTTATTGGAGCATAGTAAGCTTATTCAGGAAATAAAACGTGGTAATGACTGGGGCATTGAAACTTCTACAGTAAATGTAAATTTTCCGCGATTGATGAAACGTAAAGATGCTATTATCGACGAGCTTTTAACGAATATTGAGGATTATATTTTGAGCAATCAAATTACCTTTTATCGAGGAGAAGCAGCAGTAGCTAAAGATTTAACTGTAACTGTTGGAAGTGAGTCCTTTACTGCAATGGATATCATTTTAGCGACAGGAAGTAAACCATTTGTCCCACCGTTTAAAGGTCTAGAGACGTCTTCATATTTTACAACGGATACATTTTTTGATATTGAAGAGTTGCCAACGCAGTTAACAATTATCGGTGGTGGCGTGATCGCTGTGGAGATGGCATTTAGCCTAGCACCACTTGGAACGAAGGTGACGATGCTAAATCATAGTGAGGACATTTTACAGACAGAAGAGCCGGACGCACGCCCAGTTATTCGCGAAAAGATGAAAAAGCTTGGTATTGAGCTTGTGACAGATTTCCAATTCGAGCATTTTAATGGCAATGAAATTCATACATCTAAAGGAATTTATACATATGAAAATCTATTATTTGCAACAGGTCGACGCCCAAATACAGAAATCGCTCAGCAATTAGATCTAGCTTTCGATGGTCGATTGATTGCAGTCAATGAGCATCTTGAAACAAGTCAGCCACACATTTATGCCATAGGCGACTTAGTGGGTGGTTACCAGCTAGCTCATTCAGCGAGTGCAGAGGGAATTCATGTTGTGGATCATATTTTAGGAAATGAGCCAGCACTGATTGATCAAACATTGATTCCTCGCTGTGTTTATACACATCCTGAAATTGCGACGTTTGGTTTACTGGAAGAGCAGGTGAAAGAACCTTATACGGTGACTCAAATGCCTTTACGGACAAACCCTAAGGCATTAATGGAAGGAAATACAGTAGGTTTTATAAAGGTTATTGCGACGAAAAAGGAAGGACGTATTTTAGGAGCATGTGTTGTTGCTGATGGGGCAACAGAAATGTTAAATGCTATTTTAGCTACTAAAAATGCTGGTGGCACTGCTCATACTCTCGCAAATATGATTTTCCCACATCCTACAGTTTCAGAGCATATTGGGGATGCAGCAAAAGCTTTTTTTGACAAAGCCATTCATCAGTAGAAGTTTAATCATCTACATTCTTTAGCGGAAGATCGCCTTTTTCATTGGAAGAGGCGATCGATGAGAATTAAAATAATTAACTCCAAGTATCAAGTCCAAAAAAATAGCGCATTATAGGAAATAACCTCCTATAATGCGCTATTTTCAATCTGTATCAAGCTCTTCTTTTTTCTCAAGCGGTGTTGTAGAGAGATATAAGAAAGCCTCATCTTGCAAAAGTAATAATTTTTCTTCACTAATACCGTGTGCTAATGGTCCAGAAAAAATAGACTCCCACCAAGTTCCTGTTGTTGCTGTCATTCATCTACGCCCCCGTTTCAATTTTTCAATATGTAGTTGTAAATTTCCCAAAATCACAAACCATCTTAGCTTCATTCATTTCATCATCAGATCAGTAATAATTTAAGAAAGAGGAATTTTTGCTGTCAATGTTGTATCGTATAGACAAAGATAGTTTGTTTCGAAATGAAAAAACTATGTATGCCATTTTTAAAATAAGGGGTGCTTTAATATGAATTTTACGCCACAAGACGTTGAGAATATGATTACGGAGCAGCGTCAATTTTATTTTTCACGAGCGACTAAGAGTACAAAATTTCGAAAAGAACAATTAAAAAATCTGAAGAAATCAATTTTAAAATATGAAAAAGAAATTTTGAATGCTTTACATTTAGATTTACGAAAGAGTGAGTTTGAGGCATATGCAACAGAAGTTGGTATTGTTTTAGATAGTATTTCTCATATGGTAAAGCATGTTGAAGAATGGATGAAGCCAGAAGCAGTAAAAACTCCAATTCAATATCAGATGGGGAAAAGCTTTATTGTTCGAGAGCCATATGGAGTGACATTAATTATTGGCCCATTCAATTATCCATTCCAACTTGTCATGGAGCCATTAATCGGTGCGATTATTGGTGGCAATACGGCTATTGTAAAACCATCAGAAACATCTGTGCACACAGCAGTAATTGTTAAAAAAATAATTGAAGAAACGTTTAGTCCTTCCTATGTGCGTGTGGTGGAAGGAGAAAAAGAAGAAGTGACGGCACTTATTCATGCATCCTTTGACTATATATTTTTTACAGGGAGTGTGGCAGTTGGAAAGGTTGTTGCAAAGGCAGCTGCAGAACGTTTAACACCGATTGCCTTAGAACTTGGAGGGAAAAGTCCTGCAATTGTCGATCAAACAGCCAATTTAGAAGTAGCTGCGAAAAGAATCGCTTGGGGTAAATTTACAAATACTGGACAAACTTGTGTGGCACCAGATTA
Proteins encoded in this region:
- a CDS encoding FAD-dependent oxidoreductase → MSTASALQRQQTIEDLQSKEYDLLVIGGGITGCGIALDAIARGLSVALVEMQDFAAGTSSRSTKLVHGGLRYLKQFEIKEVADLGKERAIVYENGPHVTTPVWMLLPFHKGGTFGKFSTNIGLRVYDFLAGVKRSERRYMLKAAKTIEKEPLVKAEDLRGGGVYVEYRTDDARLTVEVAKAAIEKGATLINYTKAESFLYNDQEKINGIIAQDLIAQNTFNIRAKKVVNAAGPWVDDVREIDGKENGKHLILSKGVHIVFDESKFPLHQAVYFDTPDGRMVFAIPRDGKTYVGTTDTFYKGDACEMNIHQEDRDYMMKAIHYMFPKVNVTDEDIESSWAGVRPLIHEEGKNPSEISRKDEVWESPSGLVTIAGGKLTGYRKMAETVLNMIAQELEQQFGVTSKPCHTKHIHISGGDVGGSKNFHAFASKRTKMGVAIGLSEEEAQHLAHHYGANVDTVFEFAKEKHAVLPQGLYAQLLYGIHHEMVVHPNDFLIRRTAYMFFNIALVKLYKDAVLDEMAKQLYWSTEQRTQYEKDLNTEITRATTAL
- a CDS encoding glycerol-3-phosphate responsive antiterminator, giving the protein MNFNNQQIIPAARTVKQFDDVLKSRFEYIVLLEVHISLLKSIKREVDRNGKKLIIHADLIHGLKTDNFAADFLCNDIRPAGIISTRSNMLIKAKSRGIIAIQRVFLIDTIALEKSFSMIESAKPDYIELLPGIIPSMISEVHQRTKIPVITGGLVRTGESIEEALTAGAVAITTSNEKLWENFKK
- a CDS encoding MIP/aquaporin family protein translates to MSTFTAEIVGTMILILFGGGVVAGVSLHKSKGFGGGWVVITFAWGLGVAMAAYAVGGISGAHLNPALTIALATIGNFPWEDVPTYIVAQLIGAFLGAVLVYFMYLPHWKGTKNPDAKLGVFSTIPAIKHPLSNLISEMIGTFILVLGILALGTNTITDGLNPFLVGLLIVVIGMALGGPTGYAINPARDLGPRIAHFFLPIPGKRDSGWSYAWVPIVGPIIGGTFGALFFQQIFEGKNSIAFWLLAIIVVIIFISAQMTVKNVKSEA
- the glpK gene encoding glycerol kinase GlpK codes for the protein MSEKKYILALDQGTTSSRAILFDEKGSILHSAQQEFQQYFPQSGWVEHNAEEIWSSILSCIATALSAKNIDSNQIAGIGITNQRETTVVWDKNTGKPIYNAIVWQSRQTNAICEELKANGYNDLFRDKTGLLIDAYFSGTKVKWILDNVEGAREKAEAGDLLFGTIDTWLIWKLTGGKVHVTDYSNASRTLMYNIYDLKWDEELLNILGVPASMLPEVRPSSEVYGYTEEALFFGSAVPIAGAAGDQQAALFGQACFEEGMVKNTYGTGCFMLMNTGEKAVKSENGLLTTLAWGLNGKVTYALEGSIFVAGSAIQWLRDGLRMFRSAADSEQYAERVESTDGVYVVPAFVGLGTPYWDSDVRGAVFGLTRGTSKEHFVRATLESLAYQTKDVLSAMGADANIPLTKLRVDGGAVANNFLMQFQADLLNVPVDRPVINETTALGAAYLAGLAVGFWKSTDEISEYWNLEQQFTPDMDDSLREEIYAGWKKAVTAAQAFK
- a CDS encoding catalase, whose protein sequence is MKGDCVDNSKSNQRKNLDENAKDQQLEPFRVDNDGKKMTTNQGLKVSNDEDSLKAGIRGPTIMEDFHFREKITHFDHERIPERVVHARGFAAHGEFELYESMGEYTKAKFLQDPSKKTPVFVRFSTVVGSLGSMDTARDVRGFATKFYTDEGNYDLVGNNIPVFFIQDAIKFPDLIHAVKPEPHNEMPQAASAHDTFWDFVANNQEIAHMIMWHMSDRAIPRSFRMMEGFGVHAFRFVNDKGKSRFVKFHWKPVLGVHSLVWDEAQIIAGKDPDFQRRDLWESIEIGDYPEYELGVQMLEPEDEFKFDFDILDATKLWPEEIVPVKKIGKMTLNRNVDNVFAETEQVAFHPGNVVPGIDFTNDPLLQGRLFSYLDTQLIRLGGPNFAEIPINRPVCPIHNNQRNGFSRQTINVGRVSYHKNSLANNTPSTSTAKEGGYVHYEEKVEGRITRARSKSFDNHFSQARLFWNSMSPPEKQHIIDAFSFEVGKVKSKSVRQQVVDMFVRVDKAMATTVADNIGVNRPKGEQINVTLSSPALSQANTIKMPQTLKVGVLIGDGFDANEVGEVLKYLTRQGVRYNIISDRLGVVTSSDGVQLTASDTFITTDAVLFDSLYVVGVKANNQAKFNSQIVNYMNEAYRHYKPIGIAKSGIIFFNMSNVNVGPGIVLATGDEGFAKKFVAAIAQQRFWERNIY
- the lpdA gene encoding dihydrolipoyl dehydrogenase, giving the protein MGKFDIAIIGAGPGGYVAAIHAAKSGKKVALVERDKVGGACYNVGCIPSKILLEHSKLIQEIKRGNDWGIETSTVNVNFPRLMKRKDAIIDELLTNIEDYILSNQITFYRGEAAVAKDLTVTVGSESFTAMDIILATGSKPFVPPFKGLETSSYFTTDTFFDIEELPTQLTIIGGGVIAVEMAFSLAPLGTKVTMLNHSEDILQTEEPDARPVIREKMKKLGIELVTDFQFEHFNGNEIHTSKGIYTYENLLFATGRRPNTEIAQQLDLAFDGRLIAVNEHLETSQPHIYAIGDLVGGYQLAHSASAEGIHVVDHILGNEPALIDQTLIPRCVYTHPEIATFGLLEEQVKEPYTVTQMPLRTNPKALMEGNTVGFIKVIATKKEGRILGACVVADGATEMLNAILATKNAGGTAHTLANMIFPHPTVSEHIGDAAKAFFDKAIHQ
- a CDS encoding aldehyde dehydrogenase, giving the protein MNFTPQDVENMITEQRQFYFSRATKSTKFRKEQLKNLKKSILKYEKEILNALHLDLRKSEFEAYATEVGIVLDSISHMVKHVEEWMKPEAVKTPIQYQMGKSFIVREPYGVTLIIGPFNYPFQLVMEPLIGAIIGGNTAIVKPSETSVHTAVIVKKIIEETFSPSYVRVVEGEKEEVTALIHASFDYIFFTGSVAVGKVVAKAAAERLTPIALELGGKSPAIVDQTANLEVAAKRIAWGKFTNTGQTCVAPDYVLVHKDVYERFMKLLKETIRSFYGKNALKSPDYGRIVNLRQFDRLQQIITEERDAITFGGRTDRDDLYIEPTIIEYVKWSNPSMQDELFGPILPVMMYGDLPLAIHQIRQLPKPLAAYFFSEHEKAIQYFLEELPFGGGCINDTITHVGNLHLPFGGVGSSGVKAYHGKASFENFTHPKSILKKSSKLETNILFPPYKQKVKLVRNIMK